In Companilactobacillus allii, one genomic interval encodes:
- a CDS encoding PEP phosphonomutase — protein sequence MVKRLISANTSEVLAMNGQELKQSIKASEGRVVLSENVVGHEALDGLTTSEIAAAFGADLILLNGLDVLNPLILGLYEGEGTLATAKAHHDGQSIKKLQKLVGRPIGVNLEPVDPNADMSEDRLIIPEGRMASEKTIKEVAKLGFNFVVLTGNPGTGVTNAQIAANIKVAKANFKGLVIAGKMHGAGVNEPVVSKEATESFLEAGADVILVPAVGTVPELDDAELKEIVKLAHSKNALVMSTIGTSQEGSGASYIENIAIRNKIIGVDIQHIGDAAWGIQSPIDNIYALSKAIRGERHAIQRMARSINR from the coding sequence ATGGTAAAAAGATTAATTAGTGCAAATACAAGTGAAGTCTTAGCAATGAACGGCCAAGAATTAAAGCAAAGTATCAAAGCCAGTGAAGGTCGTGTCGTTTTAAGCGAAAACGTCGTTGGCCACGAAGCACTAGATGGATTAACAACTTCAGAAATTGCGGCAGCCTTTGGTGCAGATTTGATTCTGTTAAACGGCTTAGATGTTTTGAACCCATTGATATTGGGATTATATGAGGGTGAAGGCACTCTAGCAACAGCTAAAGCACATCATGATGGACAAAGTATTAAAAAATTGCAAAAATTAGTTGGAAGACCTATTGGTGTTAACCTTGAACCCGTTGATCCTAATGCCGATATGTCAGAAGATAGATTGATTATTCCTGAAGGCAGAATGGCCAGTGAGAAGACCATTAAAGAGGTCGCTAAATTAGGATTCAACTTTGTTGTTTTAACTGGTAATCCAGGAACTGGTGTGACAAATGCTCAAATTGCAGCCAATATCAAGGTTGCAAAGGCTAATTTCAAAGGCCTAGTCATCGCTGGTAAGATGCATGGTGCCGGTGTTAATGAGCCAGTCGTAAGTAAAGAGGCAACTGAAAGCTTCTTGGAAGCTGGTGCTGATGTTATTTTGGTTCCTGCAGTTGGTACAGTTCCAGAGTTAGATGATGCAGAGTTGAAAGAAATCGTTAAATTAGCTCATAGCAAAAATGCTCTGGTAATGAGTACAATCGGTACTAGTCAAGAAGGTTCTGGTGCAAGCTATATCGAGAATATCGCCATTAGAAATAAGATTATTGGTGTTGATATTCAACATATCGGAGACGCTGCATGGGGAATTCAATCACCAATTGATAATATCTATGCACTAAGTAAAGCTATTCGTGGTGAACGTCATGCTATTCAAAGAATGGCTCGTTCCATTAATAGATAA
- a CDS encoding PTS sugar transporter subunit IIC yields the protein MSKEKNSGISEFVEKKLMPVAVKIGGFKPLIAIRDGIALSMPLIIVGSVFLILGSLPITAWTNWIAATSSHGVSVADVFNKITNGSFGLLGVIGAFGIASSYAEQYKTDGKSAGVIAVSSFFVLTPSIMSGDKVPLEGMPYGYLGSKGLFIALIIGLITGYVFQWFINHDIQIKMPETVPPAVSKSFSALIPGAVIIMFFGLIYAVLEWTGIGNAHELLLNILSKPLGLLGDTLGGTVVAIMLNSLFWFVGIHGGNIINPIIQPIWLMNTDANRLLFKAGNLDLAHGGHIITQPFIDNFVYMGGGGATIGLVLCIGILVITHQASKQATILAPLTITPGLFNINEPTMFGLPVVLNTTLVIAFVLAPIVNAITTYFAMKTGIVPLPIGAVVPWTMPPVISGFLATNSWTGSVLQLVNVVLDVIIYFPFMYTLNKQQKLEEAGEI from the coding sequence ATGTCAAAGGAAAAAAACTCAGGAATCAGTGAATTCGTTGAGAAAAAATTGATGCCTGTTGCTGTTAAAATTGGTGGATTTAAACCACTGATTGCCATTCGTGATGGTATAGCGTTATCAATGCCACTGATCATTGTTGGTTCGGTATTTCTTATTTTAGGAAGTTTACCAATAACCGCATGGACAAATTGGATTGCAGCTACAAGTTCGCATGGTGTATCTGTTGCTGATGTGTTCAACAAAATCACTAATGGTTCATTTGGACTATTAGGTGTGATTGGTGCATTTGGTATTGCATCGAGTTATGCTGAGCAATATAAGACTGATGGTAAATCAGCTGGTGTTATTGCTGTTTCATCATTCTTCGTACTTACACCAAGTATTATGAGTGGGGACAAAGTTCCGCTAGAAGGTATGCCTTATGGATACTTAGGTAGTAAAGGTTTATTTATCGCACTTATTATAGGTTTGATCACAGGATATGTGTTCCAATGGTTTATTAATCACGATATTCAAATTAAGATGCCGGAAACAGTTCCACCGGCCGTTTCTAAGTCATTCAGCGCCTTAATTCCAGGTGCCGTTATTATTATGTTTTTCGGTTTGATCTATGCAGTTCTTGAATGGACAGGAATCGGTAATGCCCATGAACTATTATTAAATATTTTGTCGAAACCACTAGGTTTATTAGGAGATACATTAGGCGGGACAGTTGTAGCTATTATGCTTAACAGTTTGTTCTGGTTTGTTGGTATCCATGGTGGGAACATCATCAATCCAATCATTCAACCAATTTGGCTGATGAATACTGATGCCAACCGTCTATTGTTCAAGGCTGGTAACCTTGATCTTGCACATGGTGGACACATTATTACACAACCATTTATTGATAACTTTGTATATATGGGTGGTGGCGGTGCCACAATCGGATTGGTATTATGTATCGGTATTTTAGTAATTACACACCAAGCCAGTAAACAAGCCACGATCCTAGCACCATTGACAATTACACCAGGATTATTCAATATCAACGAACCAACAATGTTTGGTCTACCAGTTGTTTTGAATACAACACTAGTAATCGCCTTCGTATTAGCTCCAATCGTCAATGCAATCACAACATATTTTGCCATGAAGACAGGAATCGTTCCATTACCAATAGGAGCCGTTGTACCTTGGACAATGCCTCCAGTTATTTCTGGATTTTTAGCAACAAATAGTTGGACAGGTTCAGTATTACAATTAGTCAATGTCGTATTAGATGTAATTATCTACTTCCCATTCATGTACACATTGAATAAACAACAAAAGCTTGAAGAAGCTGGAGAAATCTAG
- a CDS encoding DUF969 domain-containing protein: protein MEYLKLIGIVIIILGFALHFDTLAVVITAALATGLASGMSITHLLSLLGQGFMDNRMVSLFLITLPMIGVVERHGLKQAAVNGISKLKHLSPGKILNLYLAIREITCAFGIALSGQVQFIRPLINPMAQASASVKGALSPKKVDLIKGQSAAIDNIGNFYAQNLFIASSGVLLMSSTMKSLGHAVSPNEIALYSIPVALIAFVLTFYYNMRFDKKLQN from the coding sequence ATGGAATATCTCAAATTAATCGGCATTGTAATCATTATATTAGGTTTTGCCCTCCATTTTGATACATTGGCCGTTGTTATTACAGCAGCTTTGGCAACTGGATTGGCATCTGGAATGTCAATTACTCACTTGCTTTCATTACTCGGACAAGGATTCATGGACAATAGAATGGTCTCACTTTTCCTAATAACTCTTCCAATGATTGGAGTCGTTGAAAGACATGGCTTAAAGCAAGCTGCAGTAAACGGAATATCCAAACTCAAGCACCTTTCACCGGGTAAAATTTTGAATCTTTATCTAGCTATCAGAGAGATAACTTGTGCCTTTGGTATTGCACTGTCTGGTCAAGTTCAGTTCATTCGTCCCTTGATTAATCCTATGGCACAAGCTTCTGCCAGTGTTAAAGGAGCTTTATCTCCAAAAAAGGTCGATTTGATAAAGGGCCAGTCAGCCGCAATTGATAATATTGGTAACTTTTATGCCCAAAACCTCTTCATTGCATCCAGTGGCGTATTGTTGATGTCTAGCACGATGAAATCCCTAGGACATGCAGTCTCACCAAATGAGATTGCTCTATATTCAATTCCTGTAGCTTTAATCGCTTTTGTTCTAACATTTTATTACAATATGAGATTTGATAAGAAGCTACAAAATTAA
- a CDS encoding DUF979 domain-containing protein: MNTNNILEFFYMLIGLIMLFSSIESFRDKENPARIGTGLFWLILAVIFAFGEAIPSFIVGILVVLIGVLSLFKQVKVGRIKEVDSKVAEKSAKKLGAWLFFPSVVLAILSVSIGQFTSLGGQVGIGIASVVSLIIAIIMTRSSGKTAYHDSERMVRSVGTAGILPQLLATLGVIFTASGIGDLISKSISGIFPVGNHLLGVILYGVAMAVFTMIMGNAFAAFAVITAGIGIPFIVMQGGSPIVVAALGMTCGYCGTLLTPMAANFNSLPVALMEMKDNLGVIKQQIPIAFSLLAIQIVLMYVLAF, translated from the coding sequence ATGAACACAAATAATATTTTAGAGTTTTTCTACATGTTGATCGGTTTGATTATGTTATTTTCTAGTATCGAATCATTCCGTGATAAAGAGAATCCTGCCAGAATTGGTACAGGTCTATTTTGGTTGATACTAGCTGTCATATTCGCCTTTGGTGAAGCAATACCAAGTTTTATCGTTGGAATCTTAGTTGTTTTGATTGGGGTCCTTTCATTATTCAAACAAGTAAAAGTCGGACGTATCAAGGAAGTAGACAGCAAAGTAGCTGAGAAATCTGCCAAAAAATTGGGTGCTTGGTTGTTCTTTCCAAGTGTTGTTTTAGCAATCTTGTCCGTCTCGATCGGACAATTTACTTCACTTGGTGGACAAGTCGGTATTGGTATTGCCTCAGTTGTTTCGTTGATCATCGCTATAATCATGACCAGATCCAGTGGTAAAACTGCTTATCATGATAGTGAGAGAATGGTTAGATCAGTTGGTACTGCCGGTATTCTACCGCAACTACTGGCCACTTTAGGTGTTATCTTCACCGCTTCTGGAATTGGGGACTTAATTTCCAAATCTATTTCAGGAATTTTCCCAGTTGGTAATCATCTACTCGGAGTCATCTTATACGGTGTTGCCATGGCTGTATTTACAATGATCATGGGGAATGCTTTCGCTGCCTTTGCGGTTATCACGGCTGGTATCGGTATACCGTTCATAGTCATGCAAGGTGGTTCACCCATTGTTGTTGCCGCATTGGGGATGACTTGTGGATATTGTGGTACTTTACTGACACCAATGGCTGCCAATTTTAATTCACTGCCAGTGGCTTTAATGGAAATGAAAGATAATCTCGGTGTCATAAAGCAACAGATACCAATTGCCTTCTCATTATTAGCTATTCAAATAGTTCTCATGTATGTACTAGCATTTTAA
- the pcp gene encoding pyroglutamyl-peptidase I — MKILVTGFDPFGTDKINPAIEAVKKLPDNISGAEIIKLEIPTIFNKCAEVVHKKIEEVKPDYVLDIGQAGGRFALTPERVAINFDDGRIKDNAGYQPRNTPIHEDGQNAYFTQLPVKAMATAIQNAGLPSYVSTTAGTYVCNHIMYQVQYFIDKDFPDLKAGFMHIPFLPDQVVDRPGTACLSLDDDVRGITAAIEAIVQRDGKGDLDVIGGSVD, encoded by the coding sequence ATGAAAATTTTAGTTACAGGCTTTGATCCATTCGGTACCGACAAAATCAATCCAGCTATTGAAGCAGTCAAAAAACTTCCTGACAATATTTCTGGTGCAGAAATTATCAAACTGGAGATCCCAACGATTTTTAATAAATGTGCTGAAGTAGTACACAAAAAAATTGAAGAAGTTAAACCAGACTACGTCTTAGATATCGGACAAGCCGGTGGACGCTTTGCGTTAACACCTGAACGAGTAGCTATTAACTTTGACGATGGAAGAATCAAGGACAACGCCGGATATCAACCTAGAAATACTCCAATCCATGAAGACGGTCAAAACGCCTACTTCACACAATTGCCAGTTAAAGCTATGGCAACTGCCATTCAAAATGCTGGACTGCCCAGTTATGTCTCAACTACTGCCGGCACATATGTCTGCAATCACATCATGTATCAAGTCCAATACTTCATTGATAAGGACTTCCCTGACTTAAAAGCTGGATTTATGCACATTCCATTTTTGCCTGATCAAGTTGTTGACAGACCAGGTACAGCTTGCTTGTCGCTGGACGATGATGTCCGTGGTATCACTGCTGCTATTGAGGCTATTGTTCAACGTGATGGTAAGGGTGATCTGGATGTTATTGGTGGTAGTGTTGATTGA
- a CDS encoding glycoside hydrolase family 1 protein: MKKSNYEFPKEFMWGGATAANQLEGGFNQDGRGLSIADALPGGKQRFEVVQSPDFKWQIDEQKYNYPNHLGIDHYHNYREDIALFAEMGFRSYRFSIAWSRIYPRGDEKEPNQSGLKFYGAIIEECLKYKIEPVITLSHYEMPLTLAKDYGGWKNRQLIGFFERYAKTVIESFGDKVHYFLTFNEINSAMQHPVMGQGLVPSNGGNDKQNVFQAWHNQFVASAKAVEIAHHFNSKIKVGCMLLYATSYAYNSDPRNQLANLQNNQDFNYFCGDVQIRGQYPAYTKRLFSKYGFEMSDLEITEPDLQQIKNYPVDFISISYYMSTVVEVTGISNEQVAGNLMGGVRNPFLKVNDWDWQIDPTGLRIALDELYDRYQKPIFVVENGLGAKDKVEDNGKIYDDYRIDYLRSHIKAIGDAISDGADIIGYTPWGCIDLVSASTGQMSKRYGMIYVDLDDQGNGTMKRTKKKSFEWYKRVIDTNGRMLSSDNLKY; encoded by the coding sequence ATGAAAAAAAGTAATTATGAATTTCCTAAAGAGTTCATGTGGGGAGGAGCTACGGCTGCTAATCAATTGGAAGGTGGTTTCAATCAAGATGGCCGCGGTTTGTCCATAGCTGATGCACTTCCCGGAGGAAAGCAACGATTTGAAGTAGTTCAATCACCAGATTTCAAATGGCAAATTGATGAGCAAAAATATAATTATCCAAATCATTTGGGAATTGATCATTACCATAATTATCGAGAAGATATCGCTTTGTTTGCTGAAATGGGATTTAGATCATATCGCTTTTCTATTGCTTGGAGTCGTATTTATCCTCGTGGAGATGAAAAAGAACCTAATCAATCTGGTTTGAAGTTCTACGGAGCCATCATTGAGGAATGTTTGAAATATAAAATTGAACCTGTGATTACGTTATCTCATTATGAGATGCCCCTAACTTTGGCTAAGGACTACGGAGGCTGGAAGAATCGTCAGTTGATTGGTTTCTTTGAAAGATATGCCAAGACAGTCATCGAGTCATTTGGTGATAAGGTTCATTACTTCTTAACTTTTAATGAGATCAATTCTGCTATGCAGCATCCTGTTATGGGTCAAGGATTAGTTCCAAGTAATGGAGGTAATGACAAGCAAAATGTCTTCCAAGCTTGGCATAACCAATTCGTTGCCAGTGCTAAGGCGGTCGAAATTGCACACCATTTCAATTCAAAAATCAAGGTTGGCTGTATGCTGTTATATGCGACTTCTTATGCATATAATTCTGATCCAAGGAATCAGTTAGCAAACTTGCAAAATAATCAAGATTTCAATTATTTCTGTGGAGATGTCCAAATTCGCGGACAATATCCAGCATATACAAAGCGTTTGTTTTCTAAGTATGGTTTTGAAATGTCTGATTTAGAAATCACGGAACCTGATTTGCAACAGATTAAGAATTATCCAGTAGATTTCATTTCTATCAGTTATTACATGTCGACTGTAGTTGAGGTTACTGGGATTTCTAATGAGCAAGTAGCCGGAAATTTGATGGGTGGTGTCAGAAATCCATTTTTGAAGGTCAATGATTGGGATTGGCAAATTGATCCAACTGGATTAAGAATTGCTTTGGATGAGTTGTATGATCGCTATCAAAAGCCTATTTTTGTGGTTGAAAATGGATTAGGTGCTAAGGACAAAGTTGAAGATAACGGTAAAATTTACGATGATTATCGGATTGATTATTTACGATCCCATATCAAAGCCATTGGAGATGCAATATCTGATGGTGCTGATATTATTGGATATACTCCCTGGGGATGTATTGACTTAGTTAGTGCTTCAACTGGTCAAATGTCAAAAAGATATGGAATGATTTATGTAGATTTAGATGATCAGGGTAATGGAACTATGAAACGTACTAAGAAGAAATCTTTTGAATGGTACAAACGTGTTATTGATACTAATGGAAGAATGCTATCTAGTGATAATTTGAAATATTGA
- a CDS encoding ROK family protein produces MKTYLAFDIGGTKLKYALINDQGQLLKKYSEDTIKTSQSEFLKRLNEIIQKFHQASGIGISVPGKVNAKDKRVSFGGSLPFLDGISFGEALDTKLPIFVENDAKAAALAEMWQGSLEDINNGVMLVLGTGVGSGIVLNHHLVYGSHCQAGEVSFMSCGKFDKDNLMGGKGSAVGLVQDIASHYNLVDQNDGPQVFELIRNKDVFAQARFKDFCWSIALLIHNMQTVLDVDQYVIGGGISRQKIVVEGIKQAFDELRSENEFVDQTLEKPKIVSSKFYNNANLYGAISKFEIGDKEFKSVGSV; encoded by the coding sequence ATGAAAACCTATTTAGCCTTTGATATTGGTGGAACCAAACTAAAATATGCCTTGATCAACGATCAAGGACAACTTTTGAAGAAATATTCTGAAGATACTATCAAGACTTCGCAAAGTGAATTCTTAAAGAGACTTAATGAAATTATTCAAAAATTCCATCAAGCGTCTGGTATCGGTATTAGTGTTCCTGGAAAAGTTAATGCTAAAGACAAAAGGGTTAGCTTTGGAGGTTCACTTCCCTTTTTAGATGGCATCTCATTTGGAGAGGCACTTGATACAAAGTTGCCCATCTTTGTTGAAAATGATGCTAAGGCTGCTGCTTTAGCTGAAATGTGGCAAGGTTCATTGGAGGACATTAATAATGGAGTTATGTTGGTTCTAGGGACTGGCGTAGGTTCTGGAATAGTTTTGAATCATCACTTAGTTTATGGAAGCCACTGCCAAGCTGGTGAAGTTAGTTTCATGAGTTGTGGCAAGTTTGATAAAGATAATTTAATGGGTGGAAAAGGATCTGCAGTAGGGCTAGTTCAAGATATTGCTAGTCATTATAATTTAGTAGATCAAAATGATGGTCCACAAGTATTTGAATTAATTAGAAATAAGGATGTTTTTGCTCAAGCTCGATTTAAAGATTTTTGCTGGAGTATTGCATTATTAATTCACAATATGCAAACAGTATTGGATGTAGATCAATATGTTATTGGTGGAGGGATTTCACGTCAAAAAATTGTTGTGGAAGGTATAAAACAAGCTTTTGACGAATTAAGGTCTGAGAATGAGTTTGTTGATCAAACTTTAGAAAAGCCTAAAATTGTCAGTTCAAAATTTTATAATAATGCTAATTTATACGGTGCTATTTCAAAATTTGAAATAGGTGACAAAGAATTTAAAAGTGTAGGTAGTGTATAA